One Paracidovorax avenae ATCC 19860 genomic region harbors:
- a CDS encoding sensor domain-containing diguanylate cyclase encodes MSSTPPEPSLPSAPSQGSGPDRSLPLAIGFVVLVALLLIGSNVWLAWRARQAEWQQAQVFAQNLSRAVAQQMDGLATEVGRALVSIEYELERDELSPEQLDALQPVLVNQVSLAEHLHGLFVFGKNGEWLVHSLPIPPPAANNADREYFVHHRDNPSTLTYVSRPLKSRTTGEWVIPLSRRINDAQGGFAGVVLATLRVRHVQQVLQGFDVGHKGAIALLRADGTVLTREPFRVEDLGRTLPASQLQQFLQSRSGLAIMPSPIDGVVRLVSFEHARNVPLAVAVALSEDEIFTEWRRATAVQIAGILLLLAVIGPAGAYLIRTVKLRRDADLRLRTTHEALVEAHARMEHMAEHDGLTGVHNRRAYDRRIREVMAQCRRYQRPVSVVMFDVDFFKRYNDALGHPEGDECLRRVANALAGSIRRPGDFIARYGGEEFAIVLPETDAPGALQVAQAARSAVIALRLPHPGSPFGHVTVSGGVACSPGQEPETPEELLGRADTALYEAKQQGRDRIVVANGPPPGDNPSGAGHRDPPE; translated from the coding sequence ATGTCCAGCACTCCCCCGGAACCGTCGTTGCCTTCCGCTCCATCGCAGGGATCCGGACCGGACCGCTCCCTGCCCCTCGCCATCGGCTTCGTCGTCCTGGTGGCCTTGCTGCTGATCGGCTCGAACGTGTGGCTGGCCTGGCGCGCCCGGCAGGCCGAATGGCAGCAGGCGCAGGTCTTCGCCCAGAACCTGTCGCGGGCGGTGGCGCAGCAAATGGACGGACTCGCCACGGAGGTGGGCCGCGCGCTGGTCTCCATCGAGTACGAACTGGAGCGGGACGAGCTGTCTCCCGAGCAACTGGACGCTCTGCAGCCCGTGCTGGTCAACCAGGTGTCCCTGGCGGAACACCTGCATGGGCTGTTCGTTTTCGGAAAAAATGGCGAATGGCTGGTGCACAGTCTGCCGATACCGCCTCCGGCCGCCAATAACGCGGACCGCGAATACTTCGTCCACCACCGCGACAATCCCAGCACCCTGACCTACGTCAGCAGGCCCCTGAAGAGCCGGACAACCGGGGAATGGGTCATCCCGCTGTCCCGCCGCATCAACGATGCGCAGGGCGGATTCGCGGGCGTGGTGCTTGCCACGCTCCGTGTCCGGCATGTGCAGCAGGTGCTGCAGGGCTTCGACGTGGGACACAAGGGCGCCATCGCACTGCTGCGGGCGGACGGCACGGTGCTGACGCGCGAGCCCTTTCGCGTGGAGGACCTGGGCCGCACGCTCCCGGCCTCGCAACTGCAGCAGTTCCTGCAGTCCCGCTCGGGACTCGCCATCATGCCGTCGCCCATCGACGGCGTGGTGCGTCTCGTCAGTTTCGAGCACGCGCGCAATGTCCCCCTCGCCGTGGCCGTGGCGCTGTCCGAGGATGAAATCTTCACGGAGTGGCGCAGGGCCACGGCCGTGCAGATCGCAGGCATCCTGCTGCTGCTCGCCGTAATCGGCCCTGCAGGCGCCTACCTGATCCGCACCGTGAAGTTGCGGCGCGACGCCGATCTCCGGCTGCGCACGACCCACGAGGCGCTGGTCGAAGCACACGCGCGCATGGAGCACATGGCGGAGCACGACGGACTCACCGGGGTGCACAACCGGCGCGCCTACGACCGGCGCATCCGCGAAGTGATGGCGCAGTGCCGGCGGTACCAGCGGCCTGTCTCGGTGGTGATGTTCGATGTCGATTTCTTCAAGCGCTACAACGACGCCCTGGGGCACCCGGAGGGGGACGAATGCCTGCGCCGTGTGGCGAACGCACTGGCTGGATCGATCCGCCGGCCCGGGGACTTCATCGCCCGCTATGGCGGCGAGGAATTCGCCATCGTCCTGCCGGAAACCGATGCGCCGGGCGCCCTGCAGGTGGCCCAGGCCGCCCGTTCCGCGGTCATCGCCCTGCGCCTGCCGCACCCTGGCAGTCCCTTCGGCCACGTCACCGTGAGCGGAGGTGTCGCCTGCAGCCCGGGGCAAGAACCTGAAACGCCGGAAGAACTGCTGGGCCGCGCCGACACAGCCCTCTACGAGGCCAAGCAGCAGGGCCGTGACAGGATCGTGGTGGCGAACGGTCCACCGCCCGGCGACAACCCGTC
- a CDS encoding acyclic terpene utilization AtuA family protein yields MANGDILRIGCAAGFSGDRTDAALPVVRALIGSGGPAVLIFETLAERTLALAQLARRTDPQAGFEPLLDELLRPVLALCLEHGIRIVSNFGAANPEGAARRIHQLAAELGLRRPRVAVVQGDDLSGPGYQPLLSGALGAALRAEPVVSANAYIGAEPIAGALRDGADIVVCGRVADPSLVVGPALAHFGWRLDDWNRLARATMAGHLLECGAQVTGGYFADPGYKDVPGMAQLGYPIAEIDADGHCTLSKPEGTGGRIDERTVKEQLLYELHDPAAYLTPDVVADITAATVQEIAPGRVRLEGVRGHPRPAALKVNVCFEAGWFAEGEISYAGPRAEARARLAGETLRERLAGVAPLRLDLIGVTSVFGDDASRWLDLAPQGDARDVRLRAALQHRDHAAARQLVREVTALYCCGPAGGGGVRTAMRPRLGMVSCLVPRESVPTGHRFLD; encoded by the coding sequence ATGGCGAATGGAGACATCTTGCGCATCGGCTGCGCGGCCGGCTTTTCGGGCGACCGCACCGACGCGGCACTGCCCGTGGTGCGGGCGCTGATCGGCAGTGGCGGCCCGGCCGTGCTCATTTTCGAGACGCTCGCGGAGCGCACGCTGGCCCTCGCGCAACTGGCTCGCCGGACGGATCCGCAGGCCGGCTTCGAGCCGCTGCTCGACGAACTGCTGCGCCCGGTGCTCGCGCTCTGCCTGGAGCACGGCATCCGCATCGTGAGCAATTTCGGCGCCGCGAATCCGGAGGGCGCCGCGCGCCGCATCCACCAACTCGCCGCGGAACTCGGCCTGCGGCGCCCGCGCGTGGCCGTGGTGCAGGGCGACGACCTGAGCGGCCCCGGCTACCAGCCGCTGCTGTCCGGCGCCCTGGGTGCCGCGCTGCGGGCCGAGCCGGTGGTGAGCGCCAATGCCTACATCGGCGCAGAGCCGATTGCCGGGGCGCTGCGCGATGGGGCCGACATCGTGGTGTGCGGGCGGGTGGCGGATCCTTCGCTCGTCGTCGGGCCCGCCCTGGCGCATTTCGGCTGGAGGCTGGACGACTGGAATCGCCTGGCCCGCGCCACCATGGCCGGGCACCTGCTCGAATGTGGCGCGCAGGTCACTGGCGGATATTTCGCCGATCCGGGCTACAAGGACGTGCCCGGCATGGCGCAGCTGGGCTATCCCATCGCCGAGATCGATGCCGACGGCCACTGCACGCTGTCCAAGCCGGAGGGCACGGGCGGGCGCATCGACGAGCGCACGGTGAAGGAGCAGTTGCTGTACGAACTGCACGATCCGGCGGCCTATCTCACCCCCGACGTGGTGGCGGACATCACCGCCGCCACGGTGCAAGAGATCGCTCCGGGCCGCGTGCGGCTCGAGGGCGTGCGCGGGCATCCGCGGCCGGCGGCCCTGAAGGTGAATGTGTGCTTCGAGGCCGGCTGGTTCGCCGAGGGCGAGATCTCCTACGCCGGCCCCCGGGCCGAGGCGCGGGCGCGGCTGGCGGGCGAGACATTGCGCGAGCGCCTGGCCGGCGTCGCGCCGCTGCGCCTGGACCTCATCGGCGTGACCAGCGTGTTCGGGGACGACGCCAGCCGCTGGCTGGACCTGGCACCCCAGGGTGACGCCCGCGATGTTCGCCTGCGCGCAGCGCTGCAGCACCGCGACCATGCTGCGGCCCGGCAACTGGTGCGGGAGGTCACGGCCCTGTATTGCTGCGGCCCGGCGGGCGGCGGTGGCGTGCGCACCGCCATGCGGCCGCGCCTGGGCATGGTGTCGTGCCTGGTGCCGCGCGAGTCGGTGCCGACGGGGCACCGCTTCCTGGATTGA
- a CDS encoding AtuA-related protein, with protein sequence MDIPHSAAPAASGEHIAVPLYRLAHGRTGDKGNRSNISVIAWHPALWDVLVEQVTEDAVARRFDQRRPSRVRRYLLPQLHAMNFVIDDVLDGGVNDSLNLDSHGKALAYLLLDLPLQVPAALAPHLAGPP encoded by the coding sequence ATGGATATTCCGCATTCGGCCGCCCCGGCGGCCTCCGGCGAGCACATCGCCGTGCCGCTCTACCGGCTCGCGCACGGGCGCACGGGCGACAAGGGCAACCGCTCGAACATCAGCGTGATCGCCTGGCATCCTGCGCTCTGGGATGTGCTGGTGGAGCAGGTCACCGAGGACGCCGTGGCGCGCCGCTTCGACCAGCGCCGGCCGAGCCGCGTGCGCCGCTACCTGCTGCCGCAACTGCACGCGATGAACTTCGTGATCGACGACGTACTCGACGGCGGCGTGAACGATTCCCTCAACCTCGACAGCCACGGCAAGGCGCTCGCCTACCTGCTGCTGGACCTGCCCCTGCAGGTGCCCGCCGCTCTGGCGCCGCACCTGGCCGGCCCGCCCTGA
- a CDS encoding LysR family transcriptional regulator produces MHLSSRHIDAFLALAQERSFTRAAGLCHLSQPAFSALVRSLEEGLGLRLFDRSTRHVELTPEGLQFLESARRLRAEIDSAIGMARDAAQLRRGRVSLALLPSLAAGWLPGILAGFRADHPRIELDIADVLSEPCIERVASGRADFALAAIRADTPFLQAEPFCSDGFHLVCRADHPLAKRRPRGGLQVQDLAPWPFVHLARTSSVRQYLEAAIHPHAMNTLMEVEQLATVMGMVRAGIGISVVPTLTLFHFSQPGLVTRPLSLPALTRQIFLVRRRDRELSVAARELYRRVMECRPAV; encoded by the coding sequence ATGCATCTTTCCAGTCGCCACATCGATGCGTTCCTGGCCCTGGCGCAGGAGCGCAGCTTCACGCGCGCAGCGGGCCTGTGCCATCTGTCACAGCCGGCGTTCAGCGCCCTCGTGCGCTCGCTGGAGGAAGGTCTCGGGCTGCGCCTGTTCGACCGCAGCACCCGCCATGTGGAGCTGACGCCGGAAGGCCTGCAGTTCCTCGAGTCCGCGCGGCGCCTGCGCGCGGAGATCGACAGCGCGATCGGCATGGCCCGCGATGCGGCGCAGTTGCGGCGCGGCCGGGTGTCCCTGGCGCTGCTGCCCTCGCTGGCCGCAGGCTGGCTGCCCGGGATCCTGGCCGGCTTCCGGGCCGACCACCCCCGTATCGAACTCGACATCGCCGATGTACTGTCCGAGCCCTGCATCGAGCGTGTGGCGTCGGGCCGCGCGGACTTCGCGCTGGCAGCCATCCGCGCCGATACACCGTTCCTGCAGGCCGAGCCGTTCTGCAGCGACGGCTTCCATCTCGTGTGCCGCGCCGACCACCCGCTCGCGAAACGCCGTCCCCGCGGCGGCCTGCAGGTGCAGGACCTCGCGCCCTGGCCTTTCGTGCACCTTGCGCGCACCAGCAGCGTGCGGCAGTACCTGGAGGCCGCCATCCATCCCCACGCCATGAACACGCTGATGGAGGTCGAGCAACTCGCCACCGTCATGGGCATGGTGCGCGCGGGCATCGGCATCAGCGTGGTGCCCACGCTCACGCTCTTCCATTTCTCGCAGCCCGGCCTCGTGACCCGGCCGCTGTCGCTGCCGGCGCTGACGCGCCAGATCTTCCTGGTGCGCCGCCGCGACCGGGAACTGTCCGTCGCTGCCCGGGAGCTCTATCGCAGGGTGATGGAGTGTCGCCCGGCAGTGTGA